The DNA segment atagatatatagatagGCATTTTTGTTTAGCCAAACTTTAAAACATGAAAAGAGATTAATAATAGATATTATTAGCAAAAGAGATCATAGCAAAGTTTGTTAAAACTGCAAACACaaatccagaaaaaaaaaaccaagcttagcattaaacaaaacaattccAGTAAAGACAACTTCATTAGCCACATTTGGCACGCTTCACACCTTCCGACTCAATCCCATCAGCACCCCTTTTCACCAACTTATCTGCATGATCCTCACTCACACTATCACCTTCCTTACCAACGTTCACTCCTACGTTGCCTTCGGGTTCTGGGGCTTCAAGTGGGAGCACTTTTGTCACAGTTAAAGTTTGGGTCTTGGCAGTCAGGTTGTGGGTTGATACCTTCACAATGAACTTCCGGGTCTGTCCGATGGTATCAATCATGGCTTGAGGCACTGGAACTATGTGATCCTCTCCCACACTATCATTGGCCTACAACACATTTAAACATTATCAGAATGCATGTATGTGTAAGAATATGTTCTTAAATCACGTAAGCATACAGGCTTCATATATACCTCGTAATATCGCTCCACCAACTCAGCAGCTTTCTTTCCAGTCAATTCCTCACCAGCATCACCAAGGACAACAAAAACGGCTTGATCGCTATGGTCATATACAGAGAGCTTCGATAGATACCTGTAACAGAGAGACATTAATAACATTGCAGTCAAATAATTTGTATAGCTATATATAAACCACTTACTGCGGCACACCGACGATCTCACTCTTCCCACATTTCTTACACATAAGCGTTGTAGGACCTTTTGTTGCCTTAGTATGGCACACACCGCAGCCTATATAATACCATATAGAACCGTTCACGACATCATAAATTGTTGCTGTGCACTCAAACCAAGCAACCTGATAAATGTTTGAAAATTCAATGAGAAACTTAGATTATCTTATTGGATGTATCAGATATTGAGAATATAATACCTTAGCGGATGCCTGATTCATATAAGAGAAGAGGTCTCCCAGTGTCGCTAACTCAGGCTTAGTGACCACCTCTGCGTTAACTCTGCTGGCAACATCTAGGTTCGAGTCCAACCTAGAAAGAATGTAAACCAGACGTTCAATGGCGGAGTAATATAAGTTGCATTCCAACACATGAAACTTAAACATTACCAGCTGAGGTACAACAGCGTTTCTTGGACATCACCATCCAGAAATACCCGTGAAGACGCCATAGAAGATATAGATAGGACGCctataacataaaataatatcagATATGACCCAACCATAGTTGACATCTTAAAACAGGAATGGAAGTTAGCAATACAAACCTCCAAACCATTTCGGGTTTAAGGTGGTGACCAAGATAACGCGTGCAGTGCCACCAGATACTTTAAACTTTTCACAGAACTCAAACGCAACCTTGTCCCAGAGGTACAGCTTCAGCACGGGATCGCTGTAACAACACAAACTCATGTGGTAAATAAAACCATATGTGAATTTGAAGGAAGATATAGAATAACTTACTCATGTGTTTGAACGTGAAGCTCAACTCGGCGAGATTTTGCTATCTCTGACTCATCAAGCAGAAGACCGTCACCGGGGACCTTCCCATTCACAAGTTTGATGTGGCCAATATAATCTGCAAGAGAAGataataaaactcaatatttttatcTTACCAACCCGGAAACAAAACCTAAATCTATGAGTCTATATGAAAACATAATCATACGCAAACACCACAGAACAAATAAAATCTATAATCAGATGATATCATACTATCTAAGTTTATATTAATCTAATACTAATGCAAACAGTGGAGAGTGTAATGAGGTGAGAACTTACCATAAAGATCACCTCTCAAGTCGGAGCCAGCTTCAAATTCTTTGTGTCCATGAATCCGGAACCGATCTACAGGAAAGCTGATCGAACTGTCCTCGAGTCCAGAGAGGACAGAGTTACTTGAGAAGCAAATAGTGACACTCGACTCAGCTACCCGGTAGATAGTCTTGCTCTTTGATCCGAAAAACTTGTTGAGTCGGTATGTAGCACCAGTTTTCATGTGGCGCAAATATGTGTCAATCCTTCCATAGGGGATGAAGCCCTGGATAACACTCTCCTGTCGATAAAAGAACATCAATTAAAAAAGCTAGCAAGGATAGATATCTTTAGTGAAATCAAAAGCAAGACTATATATTTAACCCGAAACGAACAACTCATATAATCCTCACGACGGTACTAAcaacaaataattatataatctaATCAATCAATTCTGGTCATAAAATAATCTTAATATTAATTATCTAATCTCATCAAACTATATATTAACATAGCATTGCAATCAAACAATATCATAAACTAATCTCGTAAAAAGATATCGTTCTATACCTCTTCGTCGATGAGAAGCATTTCGATGCCGATAAGCACCTTCGTCTGAACATTCCAAGCCTCCCAAAAGTGGATCAACCGGAACCGCACCTCGTCTTCATGGGGCCCGAAAGTGATGTCTTTGAAGGTAATAACCTTTCCCACGTTCTCGGAGACGATAGCTTTGCCTTTATCGACGGATGAGACAGAGGCTCTGCCTCTAACACCGAGTTTGAGACCGGAGGAGGCACCAGTTTTGCCGTTTGGTTTGATCGAATTCTTCGCTTCCGCCGTTACGTCTTTTGACTTCATCGGAATGGCATCGCCGGAAGAGACATCGGTTTGAGCGACGGGTTTGACCAGACCGGAGGGGATCGGATTGACATCGCCGGAAGATACACCGGGTTGGGCGACGGGGTTGACCGAACTGGAGGGGATCGCCGCTTCGCCGTTCGTTTTCACTGTGTCGGAAACACCGGATAACTTCATCGCAATGAGCGGTTGAAAGGCTAGAAATTTTTTTGATGCAAATAAAACATCGATTAAGAGATGTATATAGAATCTCAGAGGAAGAAAGCGATAAATCATCCATTAATGAGATTAAAAGTCTAGAGGAGTGGGGAGAGAATTGATTGTTTGCGATGAAAGATCCGTGAAACGTAGGAAACTAATAAGACGAAGAGAAAGGAGATCGACGAaacgaagaagaggaagagaaagggGATCGAGGATTGATTAagcaaaattagggtttgttCCTCGCGGAAATGGAAAGAGAACTTCACGCGAGGTGGGCTTCACGGGCTGTTTACTCCGAACGATTTAGGGCCTGTGAACGCGAAGCCCAAATGACATAAGTGAGCATCTGACATGGCGAAAAGCTCTTCTCCTATTGGTTGATTATTACTGTCGACGTGGACACTCTAACTACTCAGGGTATTCCCCTTTTATTAttgtatgattttatttttggcACACCAAGTTGTCTAACGAAAAGAGAGTCAAATACTTAGGAAGTAAGGAAACAAAGGAAAGGCCGATCGATGATACACAACACAGAGACGTTTCATTTAAAGTAGAGAAAGCTTGAAGCTCACAAAAGCAGTAAAAGTTACGGAAAGTTATTTTAAGTAGATTCTGATTTTATGTCATTCACACACTTAAAATATCGTTTTCATTAAAATACAACGCAGAAAGGGCAAgtaagaaataataataagatcGAGAAAGTATGTTTGTTTTAAAGTTCATGCATAGCTGTGCATGTAGTATATCAATAATGTATACCCTATAATTGATAAACAGTGTACGTTACGTAATTTAGATGTTTTCATAACTGATTCAATGGTTTTCTTTTTAGTATTCAAACAATTAGAAACAGCAGTCCACTTGACATGAATTAACCTTTTTATTTGGTATGAAACATGAATTAAACCTGGCATCGAACCACAACTAGACTGGTCAGGTAACATCAACTTTGATCTTATGTTCAATTCATGTGATCTGTAATAGATGATGACCacggttttttatattttttgcggCCCTCTTCATCTCATCTGAATGAATAGCTTCATAGCAGATGAGATTGCAAGTTCTTGTAATCAAACATTCAGTAGTCATTACCAAGTTACATTCTAAGCAAATCAAAAATTCTTCGAAAATCTTGTTCACTTAGTTCTAAATCTAGATGGCACATGACTTTCACTCATGTGTTACATATTTTTCACTATAAAAATCTTTTGACCTTTGTAAAGTGATTTCTACggtttctaaaataaattaaagtgtTTGACGAAGTATGGCATCAAAGAGCAAGAAAAATGTTGTCTAATTTAGAAATGAAGTAGACCTATCAATTACATTTTAGTAGCTAACGATGGTACTAAGTGTCGTTAATTTAAGTGGAagaaaattcatatataaagTATAAAGCTTACACAAAGAGTACActtgaaacaaaacaatattaCATAAATACAATTTCGTTTCTGAAAGATAAAGAACTTCGACCCAAAATTTTctagtaatttaaaataaaactatggATATTGAATTTTATCGTCCATATAGTAacttttattttggaaaatttatgTAAATCTATGAATCATATATATCATGGAGATAGGCTTATATGAAGTTCTCATGATCAGCGTGATCATAATTCATACCTTCTTGAAGTTAAAGTTGGCATAAGTCACATTGCCCAAATGTTCTCTTTTTATATCATATTATGGACTTGACCAGAAAAGAGGAAAAGAGATGGAGTATCTTCAATCTTTTACAATATGGTAAAGGAACATAATGAGTAGCTAGTCGCAGtcagtgttccaaaaaaaaagagtagtcGCAGtcataatatgttttttcttaGACACTGGGAGAATCCCTTTGGAAGGTTGGATATGTTGTTTGGTATTTTGGCCTTCACtttagaatatattattttgccCATTTTCGTTCATTTAAATCACTACCTTTCGTTTTCTTTCACATTTCCACGCTATATAATATATCGTATAATTATTTACCGATAGTCAATTTATGTGTTCTAGTTATCTTTCATCCAAAAAGTCACATGtgaaattttaaacataattggCAGTTAACGGTTTATGAACAAGCTCTGTGATCTGATGATCTGATGATCTGTCTATGTTTTTTTGGGGTATTCTCTATTCCTGATCCGGTCGACTTTGAGAAAAATACACTTAATAATACATAATGGATTGGATATCACAGATCTGAGTTTGTAATACCTTTTGACTAATGCCAGGAAATAGTCAAATCGTCTGTTACTAAACTACCATGTAAACTGTATGGGCCAAGCCAAAACTAGACAAGCTAAGTAACATTAACTTTGATCCCAACATAATCGAACCCAAGACAGATGGGTTTACACTATGCTCCAAGTCTTTTACCATAGTCATTTGAGCACTAATATCATGCTTAAgcgataaaaaaaaatgtcctCTTCATAAAAAAATGTCTTATAAGACCATTCACTTAAAAAACACTGAATCacaattctaaaatataatatgtctTTCTTTCTTATCTACGAACTCATTGATTAAActttcaaaaatcaatattctttaagatttttctCTCAATAGATAAAATAGCCAAACACTCAATTTTTTTGTGACATACTCGAACGAATATAAGATTTATCAGCTTCAGCTTTGAAAACCTCCTCTCAGCAGATGCAACCGAAACTGGGATGCTCAAGAATATTCTACAAGCAATCCACTTGGATAAAAATCATGAACACTTTTCAAAAAGTCTAGTAGTTCAATAGGCGTCGTAACTCCTTCGGGTAAAGTTTCTCTTACAATTTTGAGTTCAGAAAAAAGATCAGTACCAACAATATCTTAATGATCACCATGAGTTAAAGAATCTTCAAGATTGACACAAAAAAACCATCAAAACTATCATCACCTGCTGATTGCAGTTTCtttgaatcaaacaaaaaaatcaaatattttaatatttctggAATTATTTAAATCTTGTCCCAAGTAAGTAGAGAGTTTGGTCTATGATCTGAATGAAATAGTCAACTCTAAATTTATCTTCGTGTAATAATCTCGCACTTCCCTGAATCTTCACCATactgtctttttcttttgattacTGCACTCCTTGCTTGGGGAACACAACCTCAATATCCATAGAAGTTGCAATTAATTTAGCcgttgattttgttttctcaaAACCTGGATCTCTATATTTTTGAGAATAATGAACCAGCCCCTTAAACTGAGCAATATCAATATCAACATCAATATCCATGTCTTCTGTCTGGAAGCTCTTACTCAAAATGTTACCAACAaagaaaagattgtaccaaatAACCAGAGAAACCAAGAATTCAAAACTTCTAATTTCATGTGTTTCACTTGTTGCAAGACATTTCATCTTCACACTGCTCTTGTGGATCAACACTAGTTTTAGCTATGTAATCTAAAATGTCCATGATTTTAAGAGTTTGAAATCGTATTGTCTTAACACTTTCAACATGGCTTTCCAAACGAGTATTCGACAAAGGCTTAAGTGTTAGACCATCTACCTAttcttcaaatattttccaCCACTTACTTCTAGCTGAAAAAGCAATAAGTATGTGGATAATCCCAAAAACAAGAACACCATTGAAGAAGTCCTTACCAAGTGGAAGATTCAAACTATGAAAACTACATTGTGTATAAGATTCTCTGGGGTCACTTTGTTATTTACAAATATTaggtaaatataatataactaaattgGCCATATTTCATTTGATGTTAATTGATTTAACTAAAGTAGACCAATTTATACAAATTTGAAACAATTTTGGAAGATGTAAACCATTTTGAACCGATTAAATCTGATTTTAATAAACTCGTTTTGGTGATTACCTATTTGCCGTCTAGGTGCCACCTAAACAAATTTGTAGAATATTGTCTATCAGCATTGATCAAAGAACAACTATATAGTATTCAAAACATAAATCATATTCGTATACATACACATATGTAGTGTATAAATCAAGATTCTTGTCAATATAAGTCTGTAAAgttgttgccaaaaaaaaagtagattactCTCATTGGTTTCAGTGGCAACACAAAAACAACATAATAGTgtcttaaataaatttttaaaaaatacttatataattaaattggcaTAACTTACTATTTTAGGtgttttaataaatgttatttgGTCATTTTCATCCTAGAGTGCTATCTTGtgataaaagatattttgtgtGTATTAAGAGAATTGcccttgattttttttccttttttgtttatatattgaaTGGTGTTTGTGTTATTGATCGATTTCAGTAGCAACACCAAAAAACAGTCTTGTACCTTAGAAAGTCACAAAATAAATCCAAAACAAtcattttggagattttttttactttgttgGGTTTCAATTTGTAAGTTAGTTCATtcgaaatacaaaaatattacgTATAAGTTAGCATAACCTACCGATACTAAAAACTAACCTATACGTTACACAGAAGCGTTCATGGACGGGCGATTCTCGCTTCTGAACCAGAGTCGGATACGGGAGTGGAAACGTCCGAAAGCTTGAGAGAAGCACGACTCTAGAATACCTGAGTTCGGAAGCGCATTTGAAGCGAATGCTTACAACTTAGAAGTGTGTTGTCGTAAAATTGGAAGCGTTAAAAGTCGGTCGAATGGAAAATAATTAAAGTGTTTCAATATTGACAGATGATATAACTGAAGAGACaaagacaaaaatattgttgaaaaaaaaatcaaagctaAACGAAGTTTCAATGGTGGATGGATCTCTGCAACTCGGGGCAAGCTGGTGGAGATATTGAACGAGTTTTGattttcgttttatttggtttgttatGAGCTTTAactaaattcaaatattttaaaagcttttaaatatttaattcgaTTGTAActagattttatattttcataatatactAATACTACaaagtaaacataaaatagtctcttttaaaacttataaatacAATTATTTGAATCAATTAAGATTTTCTTTAacaatatatttcattttatatatggaata comes from the Brassica napus cultivar Da-Ae chromosome A7, Da-Ae, whole genome shotgun sequence genome and includes:
- the LOC125576711 gene encoding replication protein A 70 kDa DNA-binding subunit A-like, whose translation is MIYRFLPLRFYIHLLIDVLFASKKFLAFQPLIAMKLSGVSDTVKTNGEAAIPSSSVNPVAQPGVSSGDVNPIPSGLVKPVAQTDVSSGDAIPMKSKDVTAEAKNSIKPNGKTGASSGLKLGVRGRASVSSVDKGKAIVSENVGKVITFKDITFGPHEDEVRFRLIHFWEAWNVQTKVLIGIEMLLIDEEESVIQGFIPYGRIDTYLRHMKTGATYRLNKFFGSKSKTIYRVAESSVTICFSSNSVLSGLEDSSISFPVDRFRIHGHKEFEAGSDLRGDLYDYIGHIKLVNGKVPGDGLLLDESEIAKSRRVELHVQTHDDPVLKLYLWDKVAFEFCEKFKVSGGTARVILVTTLNPKWFGGVLSISSMASSRVFLDGDVQETLLYLSWLDSNLDVASRVNAEVVTKPELATLGDLFSYMNQASAKVAWFECTATIYDVVNGSIWYYIGCGVCHTKATKGPTTLMCKKCGKSEIVGVPQYLSKLSVYDHSDQAVFVVLGDAGEELTGKKAAELVERYYEANDSVGEDHIVPVPQAMIDTIGQTRKFIVKVSTHNLTAKTQTLTVTKVLPLEAPEPEGNVGVNVGKEGDSVSEDHADKLVKRGADGIESEGVKRAKCG